The genomic stretch GCTATTATAACAGCAGGCGACTGCGAGTTTTCATTATCTTCATCAAAAATAGAGTTTGACGGATTTATGAAAGTTCTTACAATAGATAAAGAAGATAAAGAAAAGGCTTCAAAAATGCCTAATTTGTCAAAAGATGATGTTTGCGAATTTGTTGAAAATAATCCGCAGCAGCATTTTACAACTCCTCCTCCTAGATATACTGATGCTTCTCTCGTTAAAATATTAGAAGAATCAGGTATAGGAAGACCTTCTACTTATGCTCCTACAATAAAAACTATCATATCAAGGCACTATGTACAGAGAAAAGGTAAGCAGTTAGTACCTACAGAATTAGGTAAATTAGTTAATGAACTTATAAGCGAAAACTTCCCAGAACTCGTTAATATTAACTTTACAGCTGATATGGAAAGTAAACTTGATAAAATAGAAGACGATAATATAGAATGGAATAATATATTAAAAGAATTCTATCCTCATTTTTTGGATACATTGAAAACAGCTACTGAAAATATCAACAATATGAAAGACTTTTTCAATGAAGAAACAGATTTTATATGCGAGAAATGCGGTAAGAAGATGATTAAGCGTTTGGGAAGATACGGGTATTTTATAGCATGTTCCGGATTTCCTGAATGCAAAAACACTAAAGGTATATCATTCGGTATTTGTCCTAAATGCGGAGGTGATATAACTTTGAAACGTTCAAAAAGAGGAAGAGAATTTTACGGCTGTTCCAATTATCCTAAATGCGATTTTGTAAGCTGGGATAAACCTCTTCAAGAGCCTTGTCCTAAATGCGGAGGACTTATGGTTGAGAAGAATATTAAAAACAAAGGATTGTTTAAAGTTTGTATCAAGGAAGATTGCGGTTATTCAGAGGAGATAAAAGAAGACGAAGAATAACATTAATTTTTATTTTGGTATTAATTCTATTTAATACATGCTTTTTATACAGTCAGAATAATGACAAAATAAAGTTAAACAATTTAAATATAAAGCCTGAAGATTTAAAAAATGCTTTTAATCCTGCTGTAAATAAATTTAATGAAAAAACTATATCTACTATTATAATAGACCCCGGACATGGCGGAAAAGACCCCGGAGCCATTGGAGTAAATAAATTGTTTGAAAAAGATGTAGTTTTGTCTTTTTCGCTTGAATTAAAAAAAGAGTTAGAAGAATTACTTCCAGATGTAAGAATAGTTTTAACGCGTACTAATGACATATATCCTACACTTGAAGAGCGTTTTAAGATAGCAAATGAGGCTGCTAAAATAAATACTGATAAATCCAAAAATGCATTATTTGTGAGTGTGCATGCTAATGCATCTTTTAGTACTAGTGCCAGAGGTTTTGAGGCTTATTTTGTAAGTGCTCAGGAATCAAGCGAATATGCTAGGGCAGTGTCTATGTTTGAAAATAATGCCTTAGTAAAGTTTGATAATATAGATACTTCAAGATACGAAAATGATTCCTCACAGATAACACATAATTATATGCTTATAGAGCAGTATCAAAAAGAAAGCCGATTATTAGCAGAATCAATTACAGAAGAAGTGCTTAAAGTATCTGGGGTAGCAAGGAGAACTAAACCAGTACAGAATGCTTTATTTTATGTATTAAAAGGTGCTATTATGCCTTCTACTTTAATAGAGTTAGGTTTTATTACCAACCCGGAAGACGCCAAACTTATGAATACAAAAGAGACAAGGCTAAAAATGGTAAAAGCTGCTGCCAATGGTATAAAAAAATATATAGAACTCTTTGAAAAAACTAAAGGTTTTACAAAATAATTTTTTGAATATATAATAATATCATAAATCATTTAATAATAACTTGGAATAAATATGGAACTTCAATTAAGAAATATAGGAATGATAAAAGAAGCTGATATAGTATTAGATGGGCTTACTTTGATAGCAGGAGAAAATGATACGGGAAAAAGCACAGTAGGAAAGGCTTTATATGCTGTAGTTGCTGGGTTGAATAATGCTGAAAAAAACTATAAAGAATATGTTGAAGAAATAAAAATATATCCAATAACAAGAAATATAATAAGAAAATTAGAAAATGAGTTTATAAAAAAAATGAATGATAAAAACTCTTTGGTTAGAAAAAATAAATTAGATATTAATGATTTTCAAGAAAAAATAAATGAAATAAGAAGATTTTTTAATTTTAATACAGATAATTTAGATAAATATTATTATGTATTTGAGGAATTTAAAAATTTACTTCAAACATATGATTTATACAACTGTATAGAAGAAGATATTCAAGAATATTTTAATATATTAATAAATAAACCAAATATTAATGAAATAAAACATTATAGTGTTAAACAGCATATATTAAATGAATTAAAAAATAATATACAATCTTTTAATGCTGAAAAATCAAATATATCTATATTGGAAGATAATAATAAAATTATAAATATAGATATTATCAATAATCAATTTAATGATGATGAATTGATAGGAAATGTATATGCATCTGACATAACATATATAGAAACTCCATTTATATTTAATATGATAGAAAATAATATTTTTTATTATAAATTAAGAAACTATAAGGTTGATAATCATTTAGTAGATTTAGGAACAAAAATAATTGAAAATAGAAGAAAATATATAACAGACAATAATTATTTTCTTTTTGAAGAATTAAATAAAACAAAAAAATTATCAGATAGTATACAAAAAAATATAAATGGCTCTGTAGAATATGACAGAAGCAAAGATTTAATTTTATTTAAAAGAAATAATAACTATATAGAACTTTCAAATACTGCAGTTGGTATAAAATCTTTCGCTATAATAGATTTGCTGCTTAAATCTGGTATTTTTAATGATAAACATATTTTGATACTTGATGAGCCTGAAGTACATTTGCATCCTAAATGGCAGATTGAATATGCTAAACTTATGGTTAAAATGGCTGAAGAATTGGATATACAAATTTTAATAAATTCTCATAGTCCTTATTTTATAGAGGCTATACAAAAGTATTCTGAAAAGTCAGAAAAAATTGCTGATAAAACTAACTTTTATTTAAGTGAAAAACAAGATGATGGTTATGCTTTGATAAAAAATGTTAATGGTAATTTGAAATTAATATATGATACCTTATATGAAGCATATGATATTTTAGACAAGGATATGCTTAATTGAATTATGATTGATTATAATGAAATAAAAAGAAGATTAGAAAATAATTATAAAGATTGCTATAGCACTATAACAGAAATTTCTTCAGATAATAGAGATAAAAACAAAACAATATTATTTATTGTAAATAATAAAATATCGATTAACTTTGATGCGAAATTATCAAAAAAATTTAAATCTGAAAATGAGACTCAAGGAAATACTGAATTCAAATCTGTAGATATGCTGCATATAAAAAATGATACCATAGATTTAATTGAGTTTAAAAATATTACAAGTAAAAAAGATAATTATTATAATAAATTAAAAGTTCAAGGAATAGAAAGTTTAATAGTATTATTTAAATTGTTAAAAAAAGAGAAGTTAATAGAAACATTTAATCAGTTATTTGATTTTAATTTTATTAAAATCAATTACTATATAATAGTACCAGATGATTTATCACCAAATCAATATTCAGATAATAATAGAAATAGAAACAGATTGCAAAAAATATGTTTATTTTCAAGATTAGAAAGTGAGTACAGCGGTAAATTTTTTTATGATGTATCATCATATACGGCAAACTCATTTAATAAAAATTATATTGATGTGTATATAAATTGATCTAATATTTTATAATCAGCATTTCTCAAAGTCTTCAAGAGTTTTTTTGAACTTTTCTAAATCTATAGAAAAATTATATCTATCTCTATCCTTTATATTGTAAAAATAATGTATATTTTTAGGATTATCTTCTACATACTCAAAGTATTTCATCCCTTTTATATTGCATATATATCTATGACAATCCTCATAACGTACATTAGCTACTATACCAAGTACAGAAGTTT from Brachyspira murdochii DSM 12563 encodes the following:
- a CDS encoding N-acetylmuramoyl-L-alanine amidase family protein, which codes for MYQGRLRLFRGDKRRRRITLIFILVLILFNTCFLYSQNNDKIKLNNLNIKPEDLKNAFNPAVNKFNEKTISTIIIDPGHGGKDPGAIGVNKLFEKDVVLSFSLELKKELEELLPDVRIVLTRTNDIYPTLEERFKIANEAAKINTDKSKNALFVSVHANASFSTSARGFEAYFVSAQESSEYARAVSMFENNALVKFDNIDTSRYENDSSQITHNYMLIEQYQKESRLLAESITEEVLKVSGVARRTKPVQNALFYVLKGAIMPSTLIELGFITNPEDAKLMNTKETRLKMVKAAANGIKKYIELFEKTKGFTK
- a CDS encoding AAA family ATPase, which codes for MELQLRNIGMIKEADIVLDGLTLIAGENDTGKSTVGKALYAVVAGLNNAEKNYKEYVEEIKIYPITRNIIRKLENEFIKKMNDKNSLVRKNKLDINDFQEKINEIRRFFNFNTDNLDKYYYVFEEFKNLLQTYDLYNCIEEDIQEYFNILINKPNINEIKHYSVKQHILNELKNNIQSFNAEKSNISILEDNNKIINIDIINNQFNDDELIGNVYASDITYIETPFIFNMIENNIFYYKLRNYKVDNHLVDLGTKIIENRRKYITDNNYFLFEELNKTKKLSDSIQKNINGSVEYDRSKDLILFKRNNNYIELSNTAVGIKSFAIIDLLLKSGIFNDKHILILDEPEVHLHPKWQIEYAKLMVKMAEELDIQILINSHSPYFIEAIQKYSEKSEKIADKTNFYLSEKQDDGYALIKNVNGNLKLIYDTLYEAYDILDKDMLN